In Mobula birostris isolate sMobBir1 chromosome 12, sMobBir1.hap1, whole genome shotgun sequence, one genomic interval encodes:
- the mrps14 gene encoding small ribosomal subunit protein uS14m, with protein MAGLGRAVSLLYGAGQQLLSLIPRGNMGLVRNYYVDWRMLRDVKRRKLAFEYADERRRLNAIRKNTILPKELQEIADKEIAVLPRDSCPVRIRNRCVLTSRPRAVKRRWRLSRIVFRHLADHNQMSGIQRAMW; from the exons ATGGCGGGTTTAGGCCGGGCTGTGAGCCTTCTATACGGAGCCGGGCAGCAG CTCTTGTCATTGATTCCCAGAGGAAACATGGGATTGGTTCGTAATTACTATGTAGATTGGCGAATGTTAAGGGACGTGAAAAGGAGAAAGTTGGCTTTTGAGTATGCAGATGAGAGGCGGCGACTCAATGCAATACGAAAGAACACCATTTTACCAAAGGAATTGCAG GAGATTGCTGACAAGGAGATTGCAGTTCTGCCAAGAGACAGCTGCCCAGTCCGGATTCGCAATCGCTGTGTCCTCACCTCACGGCCACGAGCAGTCAAGCGCAGATGGCGACTCAGTCGGATCGTGTTCCGTCACCTTGCTGACCATAACCAGATGTCTGGGATCCAGCGTGCCATGTGGTAG